The genome window ATGTCGACACCGTCCTTCAGGGGCCGAAGCGCCTGGTCGAGGCAACCGGCCGCGATCTGGCGACCGGACAGGCGATTTCAGGCTATGAGATGCATATGGGACGGACAACCGGCCCGGGCTGCGACACGCCCGCCGTGGAGATCGATGGGCGGCCGGACGGTGCCGTAAGCGCCAATGGACAGGTCTCCGGTTGCTATCTGCACGGCATCTTCGCCTCCGACGCGTTCCGCGCCGCCTATCTGGCCCAGTTCCGTCAGGGCCGGGATGCCGGGTCACAGTATGAGGCCACGGTCGAGCGTACACTGGACAGGCTGGCCGACCATCTGGAGCAGCATTGCGATCTGGACCGGATGCTGTTCATTGCACGGAGCCGCACGGCCCCCTGATCAAGACCGTTACGGGAGAGAAGCACGATGTCCGGACCGGATTTCGAGACGCCGGTATTTGAGCCCCTTGAGGGCTATATCCGCTACCCGGAGGAAGAAATGCGCGCCCGGGCGGAAGCCTTCCGCGCCACGTTGAAGCGTCGACGCACGGTGCGCGATTACGAGGACCGGCCGGTCCCGCATGCGGTCCTCGAAGCCTGTCTGGAGGCCGCGGCCTCCGCCCCGTCGGGCGCCAACATGCAGCCCTGGCATTTCACCGTGATCGAGGACCCCGCGGTCAAGCGCCGGATCCGGATCGCTGCGGAAGAGGAAGAGCGTGACTTCTACGACGGTCGCGCACCGGAGGAATGGCTGCGCGCGCTGGCCCCGCTTGGCACCGACGCCGACAAGGGATTCCTGGAACGGGCAACGCTGATCGCGATCTTTGCCCAGCGCTATGGGAGCCTGCCCGACGGAACCCGGGTGAAGCACTATTACGTCCCCGAATCCGTCGGCATCGCGACCGGGTTTCTGATCGCCGCCCTGCACCATGCGGGGCTGGCCACCCTGACCCATACCCCCAGCCCCATGGGATTCCTGTCCGAAATCTGTGGACGCCCGGAAAACGAGAAGCCCTACCTGCTTCTGGTCACGGGTTATCCCGCAGCCGACTGCACCGTTCCGGTCTTCGGCGGCACGCGTCGCCCGCCGGAAGACTACACCAGCTGGATCTGACGGTTACTTCCAGCGCGGCTCGAACGGGACCGGTCGTGGATATCGCGATGCGAAATCGTGCTGGGTCAGGTCCATATGACTGCGCGTGTATTCCTCCGTCGCGTCGCGTTTGGGCTGCCAGTCCCAGGCATGCTGCCGACCGATGCGAAGAGCGCCGGACAGGACCCGTCGGCGATTCTGACTGTCCAGCACCTGGTCGCGTATCGCGGCAGGATCCCAGTGATCGCCAGCCCAGCCCCTGAACATGGCGAGGCGGTCGGATTGATCAGGGTTCCCGGCGAGGTTGGTCAGTTCGTTCGGGTCGCTGGATAGATCGAACAATTGCTCCGGGTCGCCGGGACAGCAGGTGTACTTCCAGCTCCCTTCGCGCAGCAGGAGCATCGGCTGGCCGGTTCCCTCCGCCGTATATTCCGCGACGGTGCGGTTCCGTGCCGTCGTGCCGTCCGCGAAGTTGAGCAGGCTTTCGCCATCCAGCGGGTCGACCGGGTCCGGTATCGCCGCACCAGTTCCTTCGGCGGCCATCTGCATCAATGTCGGCGTTACATCGACCTGACTGACCGGTTCCCGGACCACCATGCCCTGCGGCGTCCGACCCGGCACATGGAGGATCAGCGGTATCCGGCAGGACCATTCGAAGAAGCTCATCTTGTACCACAGCCCGCGCTCACCCAGCATGTCGCCATGGTCGGCGACCACCATGATCGCGGTGTCGTCCGCCAGACCGCATTCGTCCAGCGCTTCACGCAGCCTTCCGAGCCAGTGATCGACATAGGAGACATTGGCCATATAGGCCCGCCGCGTCCGCCTGATGTCCTCCGGTCCGAAATCGACCGCGTCGATGGCCGAGACCTTCTCCAGCCGCAGGCTGTGCGGATCGTTTTCGTCGCGCGCGGGCCGCGGCACGGTCGGCATCGGAATATCCGTATCCTCGTACAGGTTCCAGAAGCTCGGCCGCGCGGCATAGGGGTCATGCGGATGGATGAAGCTGGAGACCAGACAGAAGGGCCGGCCGTCCTGGGAACGGGCGGCGTCGTAAATCGCCCTCAGGCTCGCCGCCCCGACCTCGTCATCATATTCCAGCTGGTTGGTGATCGCAGCCGGCCCCGACTGAATGATTGAGGACATGTTGTGATACCACAGGTCGATCCGCTCCTCCGGCTGGCGCCAATCCGGCACCCAGCCGAAATCTGCGGGATAGACGTCGGTTGTGTGCCGCTCCTCGAATCCGTGCAGTTGATCCGCGCCGACAAAGTGCATCTTGCCGGCCAGACCGGTGCGATATCCCATCATGCGCAGATAATGCGCGAAGGTCGGAACCGTCGACGGCAGATAGGCGGCATTGTCCCATCCGCCGAAGCGGGAAATGTACTGTCCCGTCATGAAGGCATAGCGGCCCGGTGTACACAGCGGGCTGTTGGTATAGGCGGCGTCGTAGCGGACGCCTTCGGATGCCAGCCGATCCATATGCGGGGTCCGAACAGCGTCGTTTCCATAGCAACCCACCATGAAAGGCGTCAGTTGATCGGCCATGAAGATGAGAATGTTGCGCGCGCCCATGACGTGATCTCCCCGTATTTTCGGCGTGAACCCTTCTTGCCCTGTGGCAGCGAATGGGCGCCCCCGCAAGCGGAAAACCGGCGAAAACCGCGAAAATCAGCCGATCCATAAACGGCATGGATGGCGCCCAGATACGGCGTGAATGACCGCCTGGACAAAGGTCGAAATTAATATTGAGAATGATTATCAATTGCGTTATTGAGAGTTAAGCGGATCGCCAAGCCGATGCGCAACGGAAGGAGAAAGCTTATGACACTGGCCTCAGGAACCGGCGCCCGCGCCGGCTGCAGATCGGAAAACGCGTCCCGCGCGATGACCTGTGGGTGGGCCGACAGCCTGTTTCTGCTGCGCGGTCGTCGCCTGTCGCGACGCCAGGCGGCAAACGGAACGATGGAGGTCGTGGCGGCATGCTGATCCGAATGGCGGGACCCGGACCGATCGACGCGCTGTACCACGCGGTCCGCTTCGACGACCTGAAATTCGCCGAGCGGCTTGCGGTCTGGACTCTTCGCCTTTGGAATCAATCGGTCGCGCCGGACGGGTCTCACCGAAACATCCTGTCCATCGCCTATGAAAAGGCCGGCGCACCGGACGCCATGCCCTCCATCGACGGAACGCTCTGGGCGTTCCAGATCGGCGGCCACAGGAAACTGTCCGTCGGATATCCCTGCACGGCAACGCTCTCGGAGGATGAGCGCCGCCTTCTACATCTGCTGGCCTGCTATCAGGCGGGGGCGGCCCCGGCCGCGCGACCGGTGCTGGACACCCTGGCGCCCGCCGCAACCGCCCGCGCCGTGCAGGCCCCCCTCTCCGTCTGGGCGGCGTGCCTGGAACGCGCCGGCCTGGTCCTGCCAATTCGCGATTGGGACCTGCCGGAGCTGCGCGGTCCGGTTCAGATTGAATCGACCTCTACGCAACACCAGCGCGCGGTTCACTGACTTTCCGCCGTCGCCTCCGCTTTCTGAGGCCCCTGCTTCGGCGGTACGATATGCCGGTTGAGAACGTCGAACAGGGCGTTGGGAACAACCGGCTTCGGCAGATAATCGTCGAAACCGTGTCCCAGATAGCGTTCCCGCGCCCGGTCCAGCGCATCCGCCGTCAATGCCACAATCGTTGCTGCCGCGTTCGGGCCGCCGGTGGACCGGATGGTCCTGGCCGCCTCGATCCCGTCCATGTTGGGCATCTGCGAATCCATCAGGATCAGATCGTAGCGCATGGCGCCGGCCTTCTGCACCGCGACGATGCCGTCTTCCGCGAAGTCGACAAGGCCGCACCCCAGAGCCGCCAATAGGGTGCCGATCAATTCGCGATTGGTCTCGTTGTCCTCCGCCACCAGCAGGCGGGCGGATGACCAGTCCGGCGCATCATCCCCCTCATCGGCGATGACCGACGGTTTCGGCGAGTCCCCCACAATCTCTGCACTGAGTTCCAACGGCACTTCGAAGGCAAAGGTCGCGCCGGCACCGGGACGTCCCTCGGCCCGGACGGTTCCGTCCATCGCGTCGATGATCCGCTTGACGATGGCGAGGCCCAGCCCGGTACCACCGAAGCGGCGGGTCGTGGACTCGTCCTCCTGCGTGAAGGCCTCGAACAGCTGTTCCGCCGCAGCGGGGTCGAATCCGATCCCGGTGTCGACCACTTCGATACGGACCCGGATCCTGTTTTCCGTCACCTCGGTCCGCTGGGCCCGGATCGTGACGCCGCCTTTCTTCGTGAACTTGAGGGCGTTGCTGATCAGGTTCGTCAGCACCTGCCGTATCCGCGTCGGATCCCCCAGAACGACGGTATCCAGCTCCGGCCGCAGGTCCAGAGACAGGTCCAGCCCCTTCTCCGAACAATCGCTGCCGAAAACCTCGGCAGCCTCCGTGATCAGGCGCGACAGGTTGAACGGCACCGCTTCGAGGACCAGCTGGTCGGCCTCCATCTTGCTGACATCCAGGATGTCGTTGAGAATCGACAGCAAGGACCGCGCGGAGCGTTGAACAATTTCCGCATAGCGTCGTTGCGTCGGCGCAAGCGGTCCGGATGCCAGAAGATCCGCCATGCCGATGATCCCGTTCATCGGCGTCCGGATTTCATGGCTCATGCTGGAGAGGAACTGGGTCTTCGCCGCATTGGCCCGCTCTGCGTCGTATCGCGCTTCCTCCACCCGCGCCATGCTGTCGCGCACATGGCGGAGAGCCGGCCAGATCACGAACACGCCGCAGATCAGCAGCGTGGCCAGCATGGCCAGCCACAGCACCAGTGTCACGACCGACAGCTTGGTCTGGGCGTCTTCGGCGGCCTTCTGATAGAGCAGGACGGCACCATCCAGTCCTTGCAGCAGGGGGTGCCGCGCCTCCCGCGCCAGCTGGTCCAGGTCGTTCTCCGACGCGACACCGGTACGTGTATCGCGCTCAACCCGTTCCGCCGCCTCCAGAAAGGAGCGGACCTGCATGTCCAGGGTGGGGTCACCCGCAAAATAGTATGCCGCCACGGTCTCGTCGGGCGGCGGCATTCCCCAGACGGAATCACCATGGGCGAGGGCGGTATGCGCCGCCCGCATCTGATCCACTGCCGCATGCAGGTCGTCGCGCGTCCCTTCCCGCGCAGCACCGTGCCGCGCTGCCTCACGGGATGCCTCCACGGCAAGCGCCGCAATGCGCTGGCTCAGCATCCGCTGACGGCCGCTGACATTGATCAGTTGCGCATATGCACTCTGGGAATCGACGACCTGCTTCGAGATCAGGAATTCGGTACTTGCCAACACGCCCACAAGCGCCAGGGCCAACACAACTCTCAGGGCGAGTTTCCGATACACCAGCCGACTATCGGGCGAAGTTCCGGAATCGCGATTGCCCTCTGTCATATCACCCCTCGGGTCATCCGATACGCTGCGTTCAGGCTATCCTTCCTTGCGGCATCGCGAAAGGGGCCACCGTCTCCCCAACATGAAAATCCCCGCTTGCCAGCCCCGCTTGCCAAGGGCGCGCAGGCCCACTAGAACGCCGTGACAGGCGAGAAAACCGGCATCCCGTCATGGTTCTACCGCATCGAACACCACATTGCGTCAGCACAGGGAACAAGTGAGATGACCAAATCCGTAAAGAAAGTCGTATTGGCCTATTCCGGCGGTCTGGACACCTCGGTCATCCTGCGCTGGCTGCAGGACACCTATCAGTGTGAGGTCGTGACCTTCACCGCCGATCTGGGTCAGGGTGAGGAGCTGGAGCCGGCGCGGCAGAAGGCGGAAATGATGGGGATCAAGGAGATCTTCATCGACGATCTGCGCGAGGAATTCACCCGCGACTATGTCTTCCCGATGTTCCGGGCGAACGCGCTGTATGAAGGCACCTATCTGCTGGGCACCTCGATCGCGCGGCCGCTTATCGCCAAGCGCCAGATCGAGATTGCCGAAATGACCGGGGCGGACGCAGTGGCCCACGGCGCGACCGGCAAGGGCAACGATCAGGTCCGCTTCGAGCTGGGCTATTACGCCCTGAAGCCGGATATCAAGATCATCTCGCCGTGGCGCGAATGGGACCTGACCTCACGCACGAAGCTGATCGACTATGCCGAGAAGCATCAGATTCCGGTGCCCAAGGACAAACGCGGCGAAGCGCCTTTCTCGCAGGACGCCAACCTGCTGCACATCTCTTCCGAAGGAAAGATCCTGGAGGATCCGGCCCAACCCGCCGACATGGACCTGATCCTCAGCCGCATGGTCACGCCGGAGAACGCGCCGGACCAGGCCGAGGAGATCGTGATCGATTTCGTCAACGGCGACCCGGTTGCGGTGAACGACGAAACACTGAGCCCGGCCGCGCTGCTGGCGAAGCTGAACGAGCTGGGCGGCAAGCACGGCGTCGGCTGCATCGACATCGTCGAGAACCGTTTCATCGGCATGAAGTCGCGCGGCGTCTACGAGACCCCCGGCGGCACCATCCTGTTCGCCATGCGCCGGGCGGTGGAAAGCCTGACGCTCGACCGCGGTGCCATGCATCTGAAGGACGAGCTGATGCCGCGTTATGCGGAACTTGTCTATAACGGTTTCTGGTTCTCGCCGGAACGCGAGATGCTGCAGGCGGCGATCGACCATGCCAGCCAGGCGGTCACAGGTCGCGTCACCGCCAAACTGTACAAGGGCAACGTCATCGTCACTGGCCGCAGCGCACCGAAGAGCCTGTACGACGCCGACATCGTCACCTTCGAGGAAGACAGCGTCTACGACCAGCGTGACGCGGAGGGCTTTATCAAGTTGAACGCCCTGCGCCTGCGGCTGCGCGGTCGGCTGATGGGGCGGTAACGAAACCCTTTCCATTTCAACATCCTGAATTGTAGACTCCCGGCCGGGCGTTGGGGAGGCGCACCGGCACAGCGGCATTGGACGCTGACGCGGAATCGCTGGAGTCTGGGGGAGTGCCGTGCGTCGCAGCGCAAGGGCAAAATGCGGGATAGTGCGGGCGCGCCGATTGGCCGCCCTTTTTGTCTGTCTGCTGCTGCCTGTTTGCATATCCC of Alphaproteobacteria bacterium contains these proteins:
- a CDS encoding argininosuccinate synthase; amino-acid sequence: MTKSVKKVVLAYSGGLDTSVILRWLQDTYQCEVVTFTADLGQGEELEPARQKAEMMGIKEIFIDDLREEFTRDYVFPMFRANALYEGTYLLGTSIARPLIAKRQIEIAEMTGADAVAHGATGKGNDQVRFELGYYALKPDIKIISPWREWDLTSRTKLIDYAEKHQIPVPKDKRGEAPFSQDANLLHISSEGKILEDPAQPADMDLILSRMVTPENAPDQAEEIVIDFVNGDPVAVNDETLSPAALLAKLNELGGKHGVGCIDIVENRFIGMKSRGVYETPGGTILFAMRRAVESLTLDRGAMHLKDELMPRYAELVYNGFWFSPEREMLQAAIDHASQAVTGRVTAKLYKGNVIVTGRSAPKSLYDADIVTFEEDSVYDQRDAEGFIKLNALRLRLRGRLMGR
- a CDS encoding nitroreductase family protein — translated: MSGPDFETPVFEPLEGYIRYPEEEMRARAEAFRATLKRRRTVRDYEDRPVPHAVLEACLEAAASAPSGANMQPWHFTVIEDPAVKRRIRIAAEEEERDFYDGRAPEEWLRALAPLGTDADKGFLERATLIAIFAQRYGSLPDGTRVKHYYVPESVGIATGFLIAALHHAGLATLTHTPSPMGFLSEICGRPENEKPYLLLVTGYPAADCTVPVFGGTRRPPEDYTSWI
- the betC gene encoding choline-sulfatase, coding for MGARNILIFMADQLTPFMVGCYGNDAVRTPHMDRLASEGVRYDAAYTNSPLCTPGRYAFMTGQYISRFGGWDNAAYLPSTVPTFAHYLRMMGYRTGLAGKMHFVGADQLHGFEERHTTDVYPADFGWVPDWRQPEERIDLWYHNMSSIIQSGPAAITNQLEYDDEVGAASLRAIYDAARSQDGRPFCLVSSFIHPHDPYAARPSFWNLYEDTDIPMPTVPRPARDENDPHSLRLEKVSAIDAVDFGPEDIRRTRRAYMANVSYVDHWLGRLREALDECGLADDTAIMVVADHGDMLGERGLWYKMSFFEWSCRIPLILHVPGRTPQGMVVREPVSQVDVTPTLMQMAAEGTGAAIPDPVDPLDGESLLNFADGTTARNRTVAEYTAEGTGQPMLLLREGSWKYTCCPGDPEQLFDLSSDPNELTNLAGNPDQSDRLAMFRGWAGDHWDPAAIRDQVLDSQNRRRVLSGALRIGRQHAWDWQPKRDATEEYTRSHMDLTQHDFASRYPRPVPFEPRWK
- a CDS encoding ATP-binding protein; protein product: MLASTEFLISKQVVDSQSAYAQLINVSGRQRMLSQRIAALAVEASREAARHGAAREGTRDDLHAAVDQMRAAHTALAHGDSVWGMPPPDETVAAYYFAGDPTLDMQVRSFLEAAERVERDTRTGVASENDLDQLAREARHPLLQGLDGAVLLYQKAAEDAQTKLSVVTLVLWLAMLATLLICGVFVIWPALRHVRDSMARVEEARYDAERANAAKTQFLSSMSHEIRTPMNGIIGMADLLASGPLAPTQRRYAEIVQRSARSLLSILNDILDVSKMEADQLVLEAVPFNLSRLITEAAEVFGSDCSEKGLDLSLDLRPELDTVVLGDPTRIRQVLTNLISNALKFTKKGGVTIRAQRTEVTENRIRVRIEVVDTGIGFDPAAAEQLFEAFTQEDESTTRRFGGTGLGLAIVKRIIDAMDGTVRAEGRPGAGATFAFEVPLELSAEIVGDSPKPSVIADEGDDAPDWSSARLLVAEDNETNRELIGTLLAALGCGLVDFAEDGIVAVQKAGAMRYDLILMDSQMPNMDGIEAARTIRSTGGPNAAATIVALTADALDRARERYLGHGFDDYLPKPVVPNALFDVLNRHIVPPKQGPQKAEATAESQ